One region of Bacillus zhangzhouensis genomic DNA includes:
- a CDS encoding AMP-binding protein, translated as MNEVGELVVKKPWVGMTCGFWREPGRYEDTYFKRFDGVWTHGDWVMQSEDGAFHITGRSDDVINTAEKRVGPAEIESILVGHPYMRLL; from the coding sequence ATGAATGAGGTAGGGGAGCTTGTTGTAAAAAAGCCATGGGTCGGCATGACATGTGGATTTTGGAGAGAACCGGGGCGATATGAAGACACCTATTTCAAACGATTTGATGGGGTGTGGACGCATGGTGATTGGGTGATGCAATCAGAGGATGGCGCATTCCATATCACGGGCAGATCAGATGATGTCATTAATACAGCAGAAAAACGCGTCGGTCCAGCTGAAATTGAATCCATTCTTGTCGGGCATCCGTACATGAGGCTGCTGTGA
- a CDS encoding family 10 glycosylhydrolase, whose product MLKKISMTVLTLMFIFLLIPSSSLAARPVPKGKLESTREMRAVWIASVYNLDWPSKKGLSAAEQKQEFIRLLDEIKAMNMNAVIMQIKPTADAFYPSAYGPWSEYLTGTQGKDPGYDPLEFMIEEAHKRGLEFHAWFNPYRITMNHTDLSRLSADHPAKQHPEWTIAYGNQLYYNPGLPEAQDFIALGIEEVVKNYDIDAVHMDDYFYPNKIAGVPFPDQQTYETYGKKAFTHIEDWRRDNVNQLVKQINDTIKKEKPYVKFGISPFGVWRNIKDDPTGSNTTAGMTNYDDLYADTREWIQQHDIDYVTPQIYWSIGFQAAAYDVLTKWWSNEVKGEPVHLYIGQAAYKINQNSDPAWSDPEEYFRQIELNRQSQLVQGSMHFSLKDINRNPLNVKDRLIEDSYRKPALIPEMPWLHQKTPKKPIIQSVKKTADGAALQIKNNPHSTVSYYAVYRLTNKGTYELLQTARKEKGAITTIKDLSVNQKKSDTFKVTALNRLHHESKPSTKIVK is encoded by the coding sequence ATGCTGAAAAAGATTAGTATGACCGTTCTAACACTGATGTTTATCTTCTTATTAATTCCTTCTAGCAGTCTAGCAGCTCGTCCAGTGCCAAAAGGGAAGCTTGAGAGCACAAGAGAGATGCGCGCGGTATGGATCGCATCGGTTTATAACTTAGATTGGCCCTCAAAGAAGGGGCTGTCTGCAGCAGAGCAGAAACAAGAGTTCATTCGTTTGTTAGATGAAATCAAGGCGATGAACATGAATGCCGTCATTATGCAAATTAAACCCACAGCAGATGCCTTTTATCCTTCAGCATACGGGCCGTGGTCAGAATATTTGACCGGAACGCAAGGAAAAGATCCTGGGTATGATCCGCTTGAGTTTATGATAGAAGAAGCTCATAAACGAGGCCTTGAATTTCACGCTTGGTTTAACCCTTATCGCATCACAATGAATCATACTGATCTCAGCCGGTTATCAGCCGATCACCCTGCAAAACAACATCCTGAATGGACGATTGCGTATGGTAACCAGCTTTATTACAACCCAGGCCTTCCTGAGGCTCAGGACTTCATTGCCCTCGGCATAGAAGAAGTCGTGAAAAACTACGATATTGATGCAGTGCATATGGATGATTATTTTTACCCGAATAAAATAGCCGGTGTGCCGTTTCCAGATCAACAAACGTATGAAACATATGGGAAAAAAGCATTTACACATATAGAAGATTGGCGAAGAGATAATGTGAACCAGCTGGTGAAGCAAATCAATGACACCATTAAGAAAGAAAAACCTTATGTGAAATTTGGTATTAGTCCATTTGGGGTATGGCGCAACATAAAAGATGACCCCACTGGTTCAAACACCACTGCAGGAATGACCAACTACGATGATTTGTATGCTGATACAAGAGAGTGGATTCAGCAGCACGATATTGATTATGTCACGCCGCAAATTTACTGGAGCATCGGCTTTCAAGCAGCCGCTTATGACGTGCTGACGAAATGGTGGTCAAATGAAGTGAAAGGCGAGCCGGTTCACCTGTACATTGGTCAGGCGGCCTATAAAATTAATCAAAACAGTGACCCTGCTTGGTCTGACCCGGAAGAATATTTTAGACAGATTGAGCTGAACAGGCAATCACAACTCGTGCAGGGAAGTATGCATTTCAGTCTGAAGGATATCAATCGCAACCCTTTGAATGTAAAAGATCGATTGATAGAAGATTCATACCGCAAACCAGCTCTCATTCCAGAGATGCCTTGGCTTCATCAGAAAACGCCTAAAAAACCAATCATTCAATCTGTGAAAAAGACAGCAGATGGCGCGGCTTTACAAATTAAAAATAATCCGCATTCTACCGTGTCCTATTATGCGGTCTACCGACTTACAAATAAAGGAACATATGAATTACTGCAAACAGCCAGAAAAGAAAAGGGCGCCATAACAACGATCAAAGACCTCTCAGTCAATCAGAAGAAAAGTGATACCTTCAAAGTAACGGCTCTCAATCGTCTTCATCACGAAAGCAAGCCTTCTACAAAAATAGTGAAATAA
- a CDS encoding DMT family transporter, with the protein MIIGIGLAITAGALVSLQTIFNSKVNEQTGSWSTTTLVLGMGFIASLLMGLLLEGTGMFQLRHMETWYWISGAIGVGVVICLVQSINRLGPTYGISIVLISQLGCALLFDSLGWLGLEKVEFSFTKLLGVIVIVAGILVFKMTKLESAEENQSEEKGLPQE; encoded by the coding sequence ATGATTATAGGAATAGGATTAGCCATCACAGCTGGCGCGCTCGTCAGCTTACAAACCATTTTTAACAGTAAGGTCAATGAGCAGACAGGCTCTTGGTCAACGACCACTCTTGTTCTAGGAATGGGCTTTATTGCTTCACTTTTGATGGGTCTTTTGCTAGAAGGAACCGGCATGTTTCAATTAAGACATATGGAAACGTGGTACTGGATCAGCGGAGCCATTGGAGTAGGGGTGGTCATCTGCCTCGTTCAAAGCATTAATCGTCTTGGTCCGACTTACGGAATTTCGATTGTCCTGATTTCACAGCTGGGCTGCGCACTTTTGTTCGATTCGCTCGGCTGGCTTGGGTTAGAGAAAGTGGAATTTTCTTTTACAAAACTATTAGGTGTCATTGTGATTGTTGCGGGGATCTTAGTGTTTAAAATGACCAAATTGGAGTCAGCAGAAGAGAACCAATCAGAAGAAAAAGGGCTGCCACAAGAGTAG
- a CDS encoding phospholipase D family protein — MLHLLFYLILLYVVYVFMTAFVLFYLPLQKTCKEHCIYKASSISGDDQGTNQVMLLDDGFESGQTRIQMIREAKRIIRLSYYSIQKGKTAEWVLGALIEAADRGVKVQLLLDGICHSLHGPLKHLRYAVANHPNMAIRFYEPFRLFKPWTWHNRLHDKLLMADGRVAVMGGRNIGDKYFADQPPKDFAFDRDVLLYNNKKGKVLDEMEQYFVYLWNHDFTKRTNAVFSKQKAKKGLKLRKKLLRSYQEAVRTKEPFVMSSFNWPADAISVKQIAFFTNPVERFNKRPLVLKKLNDLAHRAKRSVLIQTPYVIPTRPMKDGLTPLASEIQTTVVTNSLTATPNPLAFAGYLSKKKELMKTGVHLYEYEGPYSIHAKSMVIDDYLSIIGTYNLDARSSFLNTESILVIDSVPFTLSLTQAIERKIAHSILVAKDKVAYKADAYVQKKKPLMKRLLLNGLSAITVLWRRLI; from the coding sequence ATGCTTCATCTTTTGTTTTATCTGATCCTTCTTTATGTCGTTTATGTCTTTATGACCGCATTTGTTTTGTTTTATTTACCGCTCCAAAAAACATGTAAAGAACATTGTATTTATAAAGCCTCTTCGATCTCAGGAGACGATCAGGGGACAAATCAAGTGATGCTTCTTGATGATGGGTTTGAATCTGGCCAGACCAGAATCCAAATGATTCGTGAGGCAAAAAGGATAATCCGTCTTAGTTATTATTCCATTCAAAAGGGAAAAACAGCCGAATGGGTACTAGGTGCTTTAATTGAAGCAGCTGATCGAGGGGTCAAAGTCCAGCTGTTGTTAGACGGCATCTGCCACAGTTTGCATGGACCACTGAAGCATTTACGATATGCTGTGGCAAATCATCCAAACATGGCCATACGTTTTTATGAACCTTTTCGGTTATTTAAGCCATGGACGTGGCATAACCGTCTTCATGATAAGCTGCTGATGGCAGATGGCCGAGTGGCTGTGATGGGCGGAAGAAATATCGGTGATAAATACTTTGCAGATCAGCCGCCGAAAGATTTTGCATTTGACCGCGATGTACTGCTCTATAACAACAAAAAAGGAAAAGTATTAGATGAAATGGAGCAATATTTCGTTTATTTATGGAATCATGACTTTACGAAAAGAACAAACGCTGTGTTCTCCAAACAAAAGGCAAAAAAAGGGCTAAAACTAAGAAAAAAATTGCTTAGATCCTATCAGGAGGCAGTGCGTACGAAAGAACCTTTTGTGATGTCCTCTTTTAATTGGCCAGCAGATGCCATCTCAGTGAAACAGATTGCATTTTTTACAAATCCTGTGGAACGCTTTAATAAGCGTCCTCTTGTACTAAAAAAACTAAACGATCTTGCTCACCGAGCAAAGCGTTCTGTGCTCATACAGACACCTTATGTCATCCCGACACGCCCTATGAAAGATGGCCTTACTCCCTTAGCTAGTGAGATTCAAACGACAGTTGTCACAAATTCTCTTACAGCGACGCCAAATCCGTTAGCTTTTGCAGGATACTTAAGCAAGAAAAAGGAACTGATGAAAACAGGTGTACATTTGTACGAATATGAAGGTCCGTATTCCATTCATGCGAAATCAATGGTGATTGATGATTATTTAAGTATTATCGGGACCTATAATTTAGATGCGAGATCTAGTTTTTTAAATACAGAGTCGATTTTGGTCATTGATAGTGTCCCGTTTACGCTATCCCTTACTCAGGCCATAGAACGTAAAATCGCCCATAGTATTCTTGTCGCAAAGGACAAAGTAGCCTATAAAGCGGACGCCTATGTGCAGAAAAAAAAGCCTTTGATGAAAAGGCTCCTTTTAAATGGTTTATCCGCGATAACCGTTCTATGGCGGCGGTTGATCTAA
- the pfkB gene encoding 1-phosphofructokinase: protein MIYTCTLNPAIDLYIALKEMRANAVNRTEDEDYQPNGKGVNVSIMLKKYGFTSTALGFIAGFSGSYIEQSLKDLSIQTDFISVEGITRINVFINTTEEYKLVNQGPAIEAKALHTFREKIAAIPQGGILIMSGSLPKGVPASIFSEVAAICRQQSVKFILDTSSAAVLETLPYKPYLLKPNEEELAAFFGKTHPLSEKELIQSGEKLIEMGAEQVLISRGEEGALFMTKDAVFKGNAPIGTVVNTACSGDAMLAAFLSKHLEGRSPEECLRYGIATGASTAFSKGLSDLHDIDSLIEQVHIQKI, encoded by the coding sequence TTGATTTATACCTGCACATTAAATCCTGCTATTGACCTATATATTGCATTAAAAGAAATGCGGGCAAATGCAGTCAACCGCACGGAAGATGAAGATTATCAGCCGAATGGAAAAGGTGTGAATGTGTCGATTATGCTAAAGAAATATGGCTTCACCAGCACTGCATTAGGATTTATCGCTGGATTTTCAGGCTCTTATATTGAACAATCCTTAAAGGATCTCTCCATTCAGACCGATTTTATCTCGGTTGAAGGAATTACACGCATTAATGTTTTTATCAATACGACAGAAGAATACAAGCTCGTGAATCAGGGCCCTGCGATTGAAGCAAAAGCGCTTCACACCTTTCGTGAAAAAATTGCGGCTATCCCGCAGGGAGGCATCCTCATCATGTCAGGCAGTCTGCCAAAGGGCGTTCCTGCCAGCATCTTTTCAGAAGTAGCAGCTATTTGCCGTCAGCAGAGCGTCAAATTCATTTTAGATACAAGCTCTGCAGCAGTTCTTGAGACGCTTCCATACAAGCCGTATTTATTAAAACCGAATGAAGAAGAACTTGCTGCTTTTTTTGGCAAAACACATCCTTTGTCAGAAAAAGAACTCATTCAATCAGGAGAAAAGCTCATTGAGATGGGTGCAGAGCAAGTGCTTATTTCACGTGGCGAGGAAGGAGCTTTATTCATGACGAAGGACGCAGTGTTTAAAGGAAACGCACCAATAGGCACTGTGGTCAACACAGCTTGTTCTGGAGATGCGATGCTCGCAGCTTTTCTTAGTAAACACCTTGAAGGACGTTCACCTGAAGAATGCTTACGCTACGGCATTGCAACAGGAGCCTCTACTGCGTTCTCGAAAGGCTTAAGTGATTTACATGACATTGATTCATTGATTGAGCAAGTACACATTCAGAAGATATAA
- a CDS encoding MFS transporter — protein sequence MSQIKTIHDKGSYRWVILIIATFSQTCATFVNYGVGPLATFCQEIYNLSQFQTGLIVSAVNIGPIFSMLIFGNIMDKYGERWVVGIGSILLGLTMLLTLPINEYVYLLIVLAFVGVWYGTAQPGGSSAIINWFPKNKNRGLAMGIRQTGIPLGGALASTTLPFFFYHYGLSSAKLTQAIVAIAGGIIFSIFYKDHGMTTHRQQNDRFLEKINKIKAKSSLYPVFFIGMSMISLQLIILAHLMSYLSNTLHISLSISGTLLSVVLIGGAIGRILLAWISDNLFNGDRSKPLQLTILLTVITLIVLVYFLNYLPLWGIYIICFILGFLGVGWYSLFIVLMSEKADKEFIGLTVSFGLTLNQIFIVLAPSLFGLSVDFFNGYKLPFFLLILFILIGGIWLNLSERNNKCQTQKETENK from the coding sequence ATGTCACAAATTAAAACGATCCATGATAAAGGGAGCTATAGATGGGTTATACTCATAATCGCTACCTTTTCACAAACGTGTGCAACATTTGTAAATTACGGAGTAGGTCCTTTAGCAACATTTTGTCAAGAAATATATAACTTATCACAATTTCAAACAGGTTTAATTGTATCAGCTGTAAATATTGGTCCTATATTCTCTATGCTAATATTCGGTAACATAATGGATAAATATGGTGAGCGGTGGGTTGTAGGAATAGGATCAATTTTATTAGGACTTACCATGTTATTAACACTTCCCATTAATGAATATGTATACCTTTTGATTGTTCTTGCTTTTGTCGGGGTTTGGTATGGGACGGCTCAACCAGGGGGGAGCAGTGCAATCATCAATTGGTTCCCTAAAAACAAAAATAGAGGGCTTGCAATGGGGATTCGTCAAACAGGAATACCACTTGGTGGTGCTTTAGCTTCAACAACTCTACCTTTTTTCTTTTATCATTATGGTTTATCTTCAGCTAAATTAACACAAGCTATTGTAGCAATTGCAGGGGGAATAATCTTTTCCATTTTCTATAAAGATCATGGAATGACTACCCACAGACAACAGAATGATCGTTTTTTGGAGAAAATTAATAAGATCAAAGCAAAATCGAGTCTTTATCCAGTATTTTTTATTGGAATGAGTATGATTTCTTTACAATTAATCATACTAGCTCACCTGATGAGTTATCTAAGCAATACCTTACATATATCATTAAGTATTTCTGGAACGTTGTTAAGTGTGGTTTTAATTGGCGGTGCAATCGGAAGGATATTGTTAGCATGGATTAGTGATAATTTGTTTAATGGAGATAGAAGTAAGCCATTACAACTTACAATATTATTAACTGTCATTACTTTAATTGTTCTAGTCTATTTTTTGAATTATCTTCCACTATGGGGGATTTATATCATTTGTTTCATTTTAGGTTTTTTAGGAGTGGGATGGTACAGTTTATTTATTGTGCTAATGTCTGAAAAAGCAGATAAAGAGTTTATTGGCTTAACTGTAAGCTTTGGTTTAACTTTAAATCAAATTTTTATTGTGCTGGCTCCCTCTCTATTTGGCTTATCAGTGGACTTTTTTAATGGATATAAATTACCGTTCTTCCTATTAATATTGTTTATATTAATAGGGGGTATATGGCTTAACTTATCCGAAAGAAACAATAAATGTCAAACGCAAAAAGAAACTGAAAACAAATGA
- a CDS encoding DMT family transporter, giving the protein MKGVIFALLGGACITLQGVANTRISHDIGTWQAATITQLTGFIISLVILLIVRDGHVREYRKVHPLYLIGGAFAAIIIFNEVTAIQMIGVTLTIAALLIAQLAFTFAIDAKGWFGVQKKKMKWPHYAGILLMIAGVIILKL; this is encoded by the coding sequence ATGAAAGGTGTTATTTTCGCTTTATTAGGAGGCGCTTGTATTACACTGCAAGGCGTAGCAAACACAAGAATCAGCCATGATATTGGGACATGGCAGGCGGCAACTATCACACAGCTGACCGGTTTTATCATTTCGCTCGTCATTTTACTGATTGTACGGGACGGACACGTTCGAGAATATCGAAAGGTGCACCCGCTTTATTTAATAGGCGGCGCATTTGCAGCTATTATTATTTTCAATGAAGTCACTGCGATTCAAATGATCGGTGTCACATTGACCATTGCTGCTTTACTCATTGCACAGCTTGCTTTTACCTTTGCAATCGATGCGAAAGGATGGTTTGGTGTACAGAAGAAGAAAATGAAATGGCCGCATTATGCAGGAATTCTATTGATGATCGCTGGCGTGATCATTTTAAAGCTATAA
- a CDS encoding MurR/RpiR family transcriptional regulator, with protein MNESLFNIPSDVYQTLSETERYLLNYIHQHLEDISTLSIVTLSERANVSTATIVRLMKKMGYNGYTSFKYRLKQEKKMTDASDQLKNIDEDIKLAIRKNEEEVLKTIQLQSIGQIEDAVQKIHNADKIYIFGRGFSEMIAKEMTIKLQLIGKTCEVHDDPNIIRLKSRDIDKNELAIFVSLNGETAELVEACQNLSMKQVTTITVTTRIDSTLSKISDMTLVGYKGEQSFFPDYEVRSRLSLHVIARILLDAYVIRMK; from the coding sequence TTGAATGAATCATTATTTAACATCCCAAGTGATGTGTATCAAACGTTAAGTGAAACAGAACGATATTTACTCAATTATATTCACCAGCATCTAGAAGATATCTCCACCTTATCCATTGTCACTTTAAGCGAAAGAGCCAATGTATCGACAGCGACGATTGTCAGACTGATGAAAAAAATGGGCTATAACGGCTATACATCCTTTAAATATCGATTGAAACAAGAAAAGAAAATGACAGATGCAAGCGACCAGCTCAAAAATATTGATGAAGACATCAAACTAGCGATTCGGAAAAATGAAGAGGAGGTTTTAAAAACGATACAGCTGCAAAGTATTGGGCAAATTGAAGATGCCGTTCAAAAAATACATAATGCAGACAAAATTTATATTTTCGGAAGAGGCTTCTCAGAGATGATCGCCAAAGAGATGACCATCAAATTACAGCTCATCGGGAAAACATGTGAAGTACACGACGATCCGAATATCATTCGGCTGAAATCGCGAGACATTGATAAAAACGAGCTTGCCATCTTTGTTTCATTAAATGGCGAAACAGCTGAGCTCGTTGAAGCGTGTCAAAACCTCAGTATGAAGCAAGTCACAACTATTACTGTCACAACAAGAATAGATTCTACATTAAGCAAAATATCAGATATGACACTAGTCGGATATAAAGGGGAACAATCTTTCTTCCCAGATTATGAAGTCAGATCCCGCCTATCTCTTCATGTCATTGCTCGCATTTTACTCGATGCCTATGTGATCCGAATGAAATAA
- a CDS encoding assimilatory sulfite reductase (NADPH) flavoprotein subunit: MQLHVLNSPFSQQQAELLNQLLPNLTDQQKIWLTGYLSAQTDLAGSENTALTPAAAAPAQPVSKDVTVLYGSQTGNSEGLAKKTAQHFEEKGFQVTLSSMSDFKPNHLKKINNLLMIVSTHGEGDPPDNALSFHEYVHGRRAPKLDHLSFSVLALGDSSYEFFCQTGKEFDERLKELGGTRLFGRVDCDLDYDEPFSEWLQGVASSLSEGGAAATPQESAEATKQAAASEYSRTHPFYAEVLENINLNGRGSNKETRHLELSLEGSGLVYEPGDSLGIYPTNDPALVDELITTCGWNAEEAVTVHKNGDTLPLKEALTSYFEITVLTKPLLQKMASFTKSEALQDLLEEGHEEKLKAYIAGRDLVDAARDFGPFEGTAADFTAILRKIPARLYSIASSLKANEEEVHLTIGAVRYDAHGRERQGVCSILCAERLEPGDKLPVYIQHNQNFKLPENPDAPIIMVGPGTGIAPFRSFMQEREEVGANGKSWLFFGDQHFVTDFLYQTEWQKWLKDGVLTKMDVAFSRDSEEKVYVQHQMKKQSKELFEWLEQGAYVYVCGDEKHMAHDVHDTLLSIIQEEGAMSKEKAESYLANLQQQKRYQRDVY; encoded by the coding sequence TTGCAACTTCATGTATTGAATAGTCCGTTTAGTCAGCAGCAGGCAGAGCTGCTTAATCAGCTGCTTCCGAATTTAACAGATCAGCAAAAAATTTGGCTTACCGGTTATTTATCAGCACAGACAGATTTAGCTGGATCGGAAAATACTGCCCTGACTCCTGCTGCCGCTGCACCAGCGCAGCCTGTCAGCAAAGATGTGACCGTACTATATGGCTCACAAACAGGCAATTCTGAAGGGTTAGCCAAAAAGACAGCGCAGCATTTTGAAGAGAAAGGTTTTCAAGTGACGCTCTCTTCTATGTCTGATTTTAAACCAAATCATCTGAAAAAAATAAACAATTTACTGATGATCGTCAGCACACATGGCGAGGGAGATCCGCCTGATAATGCTCTTTCTTTTCATGAATATGTTCATGGCAGACGTGCACCAAAGCTCGATCATTTAAGCTTTTCTGTCCTTGCACTTGGTGACAGCTCCTACGAATTCTTCTGTCAGACAGGTAAAGAATTTGATGAGCGCTTAAAAGAGCTTGGCGGAACGCGTCTTTTCGGCCGAGTGGATTGTGACCTTGATTATGATGAGCCGTTTTCTGAATGGCTTCAAGGGGTGGCATCTTCACTTAGCGAAGGCGGAGCCGCAGCAACCCCGCAGGAATCAGCAGAAGCAACCAAACAAGCAGCTGCATCTGAATACTCAAGAACACACCCTTTTTATGCTGAAGTGCTTGAAAATATCAATCTAAATGGCCGCGGATCTAACAAAGAAACCCGTCATTTGGAGCTTTCCCTTGAAGGATCAGGACTTGTTTATGAGCCGGGTGACAGCCTTGGTATTTATCCAACAAATGATCCTGCGCTTGTTGATGAACTGATCACAACATGCGGATGGAATGCAGAGGAAGCCGTAACTGTTCATAAAAACGGCGATACTCTTCCTTTAAAAGAAGCACTCACCTCTTATTTTGAGATTACTGTATTAACAAAACCTCTTCTTCAAAAGATGGCGTCCTTTACAAAAAGCGAAGCCTTGCAGGACCTTTTAGAAGAAGGACACGAAGAAAAGTTGAAAGCGTATATAGCAGGAAGAGATTTAGTAGATGCTGCTCGCGATTTCGGTCCTTTTGAAGGGACAGCAGCAGACTTCACTGCCATTTTAAGAAAAATTCCTGCCCGCCTTTATTCCATTGCAAGCAGCCTTAAAGCAAATGAAGAAGAAGTTCATTTAACAATCGGTGCTGTGAGATATGATGCTCACGGAAGAGAACGTCAGGGTGTCTGTTCGATCTTATGTGCGGAGCGCTTAGAGCCAGGTGATAAGCTGCCTGTTTATATCCAGCACAATCAAAACTTTAAGCTTCCTGAAAACCCTGATGCACCAATCATTATGGTGGGACCGGGCACAGGCATCGCTCCTTTCCGTTCGTTTATGCAGGAGCGCGAGGAAGTTGGTGCAAACGGAAAGTCCTGGTTATTCTTCGGCGATCAGCACTTTGTGACGGATTTCTTATATCAAACCGAATGGCAAAAGTGGTTAAAAGATGGTGTCTTAACGAAAATGGATGTGGCTTTTTCAAGAGATTCAGAGGAAAAAGTATATGTCCAGCACCAAATGAAGAAACAAAGTAAAGAATTATTCGAATGGCTGGAGCAAGGTGCCTATGTATATGTCTGCGGAGATGAAAAACATATGGCGCATGATGTTCATGATACCCTTCTATCGATCATCCAAGAAGAAGGTGCGATGAGCAAAGAGAAAGCAGAAAGCTATCTAGCCAACTTGCAGCAGCAAAAGCGCTATCAGCGTGACGTATATTGA
- the cysI gene encoding assimilatory sulfite reductase (NADPH) hemoprotein subunit, producing MVKTALTAPDGPPSDVEEIKEKSDYLRGTLKQVMLDPISAGIPDDDNRLMKHHGSYLQDDRDLRNERQKQKLEPAYQFMLRVRLPGGIATSKQWLVMDELAHKYGNGTLKLTTRETFQLHGILKWNMKKTIQDIHSTMLDTIAACGDVNRNVMCTSNPYQSEVHHDVYELAKKLSDDLLPQTRAYHEIWLDEERVAATSDTEVEPMYGPLYLPRKFKIGVAVPPANDIDVFSQDLGFIAIIENDQLVGFNVAIGGGMGMTHGDTATYPQLAKVIGFCTPEQVVEIAKQVITIQRDYGNRSVRKNARFKYTVDRLGLENVKEELERRLGFALLDARDYHFDHNGDRYGWVKGINGRWHYTMFVEGGRITNYDHYPLMTGIREIAKIHTGDFRLTANQNLIIGNVTSHKKKQIEQLIQKFGLSDGQQHSALRRSSMACVALPTCGLAMAEAERYLPRLIDKIEEIVEENGLSDKEITIRMTGCPNGCARHALGEIGFIGKSPGKYNMYLGAAFDGSRLSKLYRENVGEEDILNELGSLLPRYAKEREEHEHFGDFVIRAGIVKETTDGTNFHVQ from the coding sequence ATGGTGAAGACAGCATTAACAGCGCCGGATGGACCTCCGAGCGACGTAGAGGAAATCAAAGAAAAAAGTGATTATTTACGGGGTACATTAAAACAAGTGATGCTTGATCCGATTTCAGCGGGTATTCCTGATGATGACAATCGCCTGATGAAGCATCACGGCAGTTATTTACAGGATGATCGTGACCTGAGAAATGAACGGCAAAAACAAAAGCTTGAGCCTGCCTATCAATTTATGCTGCGCGTCCGCCTGCCTGGCGGAATCGCAACATCCAAACAGTGGCTTGTGATGGATGAGCTTGCTCATAAATATGGAAACGGTACGTTAAAGCTGACCACTCGTGAAACCTTTCAGCTTCACGGTATTTTAAAATGGAACATGAAGAAGACCATTCAAGACATCCATTCCACTATGCTTGATACAATCGCTGCTTGCGGCGATGTGAACCGTAATGTCATGTGCACGTCAAACCCCTATCAATCAGAAGTGCACCATGATGTATACGAGCTCGCCAAAAAATTAAGTGATGATCTGCTTCCGCAAACAAGAGCGTATCATGAAATATGGCTTGATGAGGAAAGGGTAGCGGCAACGTCTGATACAGAGGTTGAGCCAATGTATGGTCCGCTTTATTTGCCAAGAAAATTCAAGATTGGTGTGGCCGTCCCTCCTGCTAACGATATTGATGTTTTTTCGCAGGATTTGGGGTTCATTGCGATTATTGAAAACGATCAATTAGTCGGATTTAATGTTGCGATTGGCGGCGGAATGGGCATGACTCATGGTGATACAGCGACCTATCCTCAGCTTGCAAAGGTGATTGGCTTTTGTACACCGGAACAAGTTGTAGAGATTGCAAAACAAGTGATCACCATTCAGCGCGACTATGGAAACCGTTCGGTGAGAAAAAATGCCCGTTTTAAATATACAGTGGACCGTCTCGGTCTTGAAAACGTAAAAGAAGAGCTTGAGCGCCGCCTTGGATTTGCCCTATTAGATGCAAGAGATTATCACTTTGATCATAACGGTGACCGCTATGGATGGGTAAAAGGCATCAATGGCAGATGGCATTATACGATGTTTGTAGAAGGCGGACGCATCACGAATTACGATCATTATCCGCTGATGACGGGCATTCGTGAAATCGCAAAGATTCATACAGGTGACTTCCGCCTAACAGCGAATCAAAATTTGATCATTGGAAACGTCACATCTCATAAAAAGAAACAAATCGAGCAGCTCATTCAGAAGTTTGGTTTGTCAGATGGCCAGCAGCATTCTGCACTGCGCCGCAGTTCAATGGCCTGTGTTGCCCTACCAACATGCGGCTTAGCGATGGCAGAAGCAGAACGCTATCTCCCGCGCTTGATTGACAAAATTGAAGAGATTGTCGAAGAAAATGGCTTAAGCGATAAAGAAATCACGATTCGAATGACTGGCTGTCCAAATGGATGCGCCCGTCATGCACTAGGTGAAATTGGCTTTATCGGGAAATCACCCGGCAAATACAACATGTATCTTGGCGCTGCGTTCGATGGCAGCAGATTAAGTAAACTGTACCGAGAAAATGTAGGAGAAGAAGACATTTTAAACGAGCTTGGCTCTCTACTCCCTCGTTATGCAAAAGAACGTGAAGAGCATGAACATTTCGGTGATTTTGTGATTCGGGCAGGTATTGTGAAAGAAACAACAGATGGCACGAACTTTCATGTGCAATAA